A single window of Synechococcus sp. CBW1004 DNA harbors:
- a CDS encoding BrxA family protein, with amino-acid sequence MATATKAKRKPAPAAASAPAAEKKAAAKSATPKPARKASTKTTAKAKAQPQPKQTAPKPKTTPRAPKAKAQPKAPGITPYCSFGLIKGALVSETLQVFEEWDLEASKRANLDRVRASNSIGAPTQAWLKQVCTTFSRRFEPSGPDRSLALAARTATGRQHWRPLLLWHMANSEGLLGDGLAWTWEIFSAGGDLLQTDQALAWLESTGSQGHPEVAEWGESTRKRVAGGLLKAGVDFGLLQGRVKRRFTAYYLADEPLLYVLLQALASNRTTAAALSDPRWLWFRLPEAELEHRLLLLHQAQVISYYRAGSVVDLKLPASSAEALVQEVWT; translated from the coding sequence ATGGCAACGGCAACCAAGGCCAAGCGCAAGCCTGCTCCTGCCGCAGCGTCTGCTCCAGCAGCAGAGAAGAAGGCTGCGGCCAAGTCAGCGACCCCCAAGCCTGCACGCAAGGCCAGCACCAAAACCACAGCCAAAGCGAAAGCCCAACCCCAGCCCAAGCAGACGGCACCGAAACCAAAGACCACGCCCAGAGCACCCAAGGCCAAGGCCCAACCAAAAGCCCCCGGCATCACCCCCTATTGCAGCTTTGGGCTGATCAAGGGGGCACTGGTCAGCGAAACCCTGCAGGTGTTCGAGGAGTGGGATCTGGAGGCCAGCAAACGGGCCAACCTCGATCGGGTGCGCGCCAGCAACAGCATCGGCGCCCCCACCCAGGCCTGGCTCAAGCAGGTGTGCACCACCTTCAGCCGTCGCTTTGAGCCCTCAGGCCCAGACCGCTCGCTGGCCCTGGCTGCTCGCACCGCCACAGGACGCCAGCACTGGCGGCCTCTGCTGTTGTGGCACATGGCCAACAGCGAGGGCCTGCTCGGCGATGGCCTGGCCTGGACTTGGGAGATCTTCTCCGCCGGTGGCGATCTCCTCCAAACCGATCAAGCACTCGCCTGGCTGGAGAGCACCGGCAGCCAGGGCCATCCCGAAGTGGCGGAGTGGGGAGAGAGCACCCGCAAGCGCGTCGCCGGAGGTCTGCTGAAGGCCGGCGTCGATTTCGGTCTTCTTCAAGGACGGGTGAAGCGGCGCTTCACGGCCTACTACCTGGCCGATGAGCCACTGCTCTATGTGCTGCTGCAGGCCCTGGCCAGCAACCGCACCACGGCAGCGGCCCTGAGCGATCCGCGCTGGCTGTGGTTCCGGCTTCCGGAAGCGGAGCTGGAGCATCGCTTACTGCTGCTCCATCAAGCCCAGGTGATCAGCTACTACCGCGCCGGCTCGGTGGTGGACCTCAAACTGCCGGCGAGCAGCGCTGAAGCCCTGGTGCAGGAGGTATGGACATGA
- the brxC gene encoding BREX system P-loop protein BrxC, which yields MTTTAIRELFSGRIDRKIEEVIKVDQDDVAIVRQEIDEYILTESIEQNMLRVLEGYRQSVNQPSEAIAIWVAGFFGAGKSSFAKYVGLAVSNRDLAGDSAGDLLGQRAKNLQIKALLKAINEQIPTEAIIFDVSADRNVNASDALTKIFYRKLLDHLGYSSSLEVAELEIELEEQGRMQAFLDAFAQLYPGEDWAIAKTRLLQAMPRASAVMHALEPQTYAEKDSWLKSARDESVPITPASLAERTIELMARKHPGKQLMFVVDEVGQYVARDIQKMLDLQAIVQQLGVKGRGKVWVMVTSQEKLSDVVGYLDDNRTELARLQDRFPYKPVLEPSDIAEVTSRRVLGKNSGGEQTLQGLFQQHQGRLASHTKLDTKIRLPELTGKAFADLYPLLPYQIELIIQVVSGLRLSGGASKQFGGANRAIIKLAQELLTNPQCGLADEVVGALVTLDRVYDLQSNNIDSQYRGKISDIATKASHPLAVPVAKAICLLQFVDQVPVTERNIAVVLHPRVDGDSLESEVQEACRHLEERNLIRKADGQYRIPKPEEEDWEQVRSQQAPSAQDRHNLLQEALRQNWEPVPSAGLGNGVKSFKAALHFRGSEVVKGDVPVKVERVDGSESFEDRVEQLRQQSQQDTNTFFWAMRPSPELDRALGEWFRSQKVIDLKGRDASGKGQVQLVSEERRKLESFRQESCRLVDQALIHGQVLLNGGPCAIGANASRAVEAIREALSDGLAQIYERFGEAAVSPSGDELSKLLSADNLKGLTGSIETLRLCKEEGGQWVIDTNRPALQAVLNRIKVKGGQSGKELADHFADAPYGWTLDAVKFLVAALQVGSHLKATHNAQSFVGSANPQVRPLFTNNSTFRATAFGVHTGTITVEDVIEASKLFQKFAGKTVPGVQSGPLAKEIRNTAVGVNADLNAASKAMVPLELPGRDALDQACEQVSTWQDSDDEEVVKAFRSSAEAVKEQWQRATAIKEVLDTRLEDLRRARHALSERLWGQLQQESDLPQELIEAEHQLRDLLQSLSFYERIPEIDQHAKKLEDAYAQRRSDAQQALAAQVQQRMAELEQAPGFAELDGERQEQLKEPLRQRACAAEGLDLVRLRDQPAMLEGVLRQQEQKAQQWAFPEQEVSKVSVRELCREPFDSDGLEEVLGRIRHRCEEELGNDRKVLLQ from the coding sequence ATGACCACCACCGCCATCCGAGAGCTGTTCTCCGGTCGGATCGACCGCAAAATCGAAGAGGTGATCAAGGTCGATCAGGACGACGTGGCGATCGTGCGCCAGGAGATCGACGAATACATCCTCACCGAGTCGATCGAGCAGAACATGCTGCGGGTGCTGGAGGGCTACCGGCAGTCGGTGAATCAACCCAGCGAGGCGATCGCCATCTGGGTGGCGGGCTTCTTTGGCGCAGGTAAGTCGAGCTTTGCGAAGTATGTGGGGCTAGCAGTCAGCAATCGGGACTTGGCGGGCGACAGCGCCGGCGATCTGCTCGGCCAGCGGGCCAAGAACCTGCAGATCAAGGCCCTGTTGAAGGCGATCAACGAGCAGATCCCCACCGAGGCGATCATTTTTGACGTCTCAGCTGATCGCAACGTCAACGCCAGCGACGCGCTCACCAAGATCTTCTACCGCAAACTGCTCGATCATCTCGGCTACTCCAGCAGCCTGGAGGTGGCGGAGCTGGAGATCGAGCTGGAGGAGCAGGGCCGCATGCAGGCCTTCCTCGATGCCTTTGCCCAGCTCTACCCCGGGGAAGACTGGGCCATCGCCAAAACCCGGCTGCTGCAGGCGATGCCCAGGGCCAGTGCGGTGATGCACGCCCTCGAACCGCAGACCTACGCCGAGAAGGACAGCTGGCTCAAGAGCGCCCGTGATGAAAGCGTGCCGATCACACCCGCCAGCCTGGCGGAGCGCACCATCGAGCTGATGGCGCGCAAGCACCCCGGCAAACAGCTGATGTTTGTGGTGGATGAGGTGGGCCAGTACGTGGCCCGCGACATTCAGAAAATGCTCGATCTGCAGGCGATCGTGCAGCAGCTCGGCGTGAAGGGTCGCGGCAAGGTGTGGGTGATGGTCACCTCCCAGGAGAAGCTCTCCGATGTGGTGGGGTATCTCGACGACAACCGCACTGAGCTGGCCCGCCTGCAGGACCGCTTCCCTTACAAGCCGGTGCTGGAGCCCTCCGACATTGCCGAGGTCACCAGTCGGCGGGTGCTGGGCAAAAACAGTGGGGGCGAACAGACCCTCCAGGGCCTGTTCCAGCAGCACCAGGGGCGCCTCGCCAGCCATACCAAGCTCGACACCAAGATCCGGCTGCCCGAGCTCACCGGCAAAGCATTCGCCGACCTCTACCCCCTGCTGCCGTATCAGATCGAGCTGATCATTCAGGTGGTGTCGGGCCTGCGCCTCTCCGGTGGCGCCAGCAAACAGTTCGGCGGGGCCAACCGGGCGATCATCAAGCTCGCGCAAGAGCTGCTCACCAATCCCCAGTGCGGACTGGCTGATGAGGTGGTGGGCGCACTGGTGACGCTGGATCGGGTCTACGACCTGCAGAGCAACAACATCGATTCGCAGTACCGCGGCAAGATCAGCGACATCGCCACCAAGGCCAGCCACCCGCTGGCGGTGCCGGTGGCCAAGGCAATCTGCTTGCTGCAGTTCGTGGATCAGGTGCCGGTCACCGAGCGCAACATCGCCGTGGTGCTCCATCCACGGGTGGATGGTGACTCACTCGAATCCGAGGTGCAGGAGGCCTGCCGGCACCTGGAGGAGCGCAATCTGATCCGCAAGGCCGATGGGCAGTACCGCATCCCCAAACCAGAAGAGGAGGACTGGGAGCAGGTGCGCAGCCAGCAGGCGCCATCAGCCCAAGATCGCCACAACCTGCTGCAGGAAGCCCTGCGGCAAAACTGGGAACCCGTGCCCAGCGCCGGCCTGGGCAATGGTGTGAAGAGCTTCAAGGCGGCCCTGCACTTCCGCGGCAGCGAAGTGGTGAAAGGTGATGTGCCGGTGAAGGTGGAGCGGGTGGATGGCAGCGAGAGCTTCGAGGATCGGGTCGAGCAGCTGCGCCAGCAGAGCCAGCAAGACACCAACACCTTCTTCTGGGCCATGCGCCCCAGCCCGGAGTTGGATCGTGCCCTGGGGGAGTGGTTCCGCTCCCAGAAGGTGATCGACCTCAAAGGCCGCGACGCCAGCGGCAAGGGCCAGGTGCAGCTGGTGAGCGAGGAGCGGCGCAAACTGGAGAGCTTCCGCCAGGAGTCCTGCCGGCTGGTGGATCAGGCCCTGATTCACGGCCAGGTGCTGCTCAACGGCGGCCCCTGCGCCATCGGTGCGAACGCCAGCCGGGCGGTGGAGGCCATCCGCGAGGCTCTCAGCGATGGCCTGGCACAGATCTACGAGCGCTTTGGGGAAGCGGCGGTCAGCCCCAGTGGCGACGAACTGAGCAAGTTGCTCAGCGCCGACAACCTCAAGGGCCTCACCGGCTCGATCGAAACCCTGCGCCTCTGCAAGGAGGAGGGAGGCCAGTGGGTGATCGACACCAACCGCCCGGCCCTGCAGGCGGTGCTCAACCGCATCAAGGTGAAAGGCGGGCAGAGCGGCAAGGAGCTGGCCGATCACTTCGCCGATGCGCCCTACGGCTGGACGCTCGATGCCGTGAAGTTCCTGGTGGCCGCTCTCCAGGTGGGCAGCCATCTCAAGGCCACCCACAACGCCCAGAGCTTTGTGGGCAGCGCCAACCCTCAGGTGCGGCCCCTCTTCACCAACAACAGCACCTTCCGTGCCACCGCCTTCGGGGTGCACACGGGCACGATCACCGTTGAGGATGTGATCGAAGCCAGCAAGCTCTTCCAAAAGTTCGCTGGCAAAACGGTTCCCGGCGTTCAATCGGGCCCACTGGCGAAGGAAATCCGCAATACGGCAGTCGGCGTTAATGCCGATCTCAACGCCGCCAGCAAGGCGATGGTGCCTCTGGAGCTGCCCGGTCGGGACGCGCTCGATCAGGCCTGCGAGCAGGTCTCCACCTGGCAGGACAGTGACGACGAAGAGGTGGTGAAGGCCTTCCGCTCCAGTGCCGAGGCCGTGAAGGAGCAATGGCAGCGGGCCACGGCAATCAAGGAGGTGCTGGACACCCGCCTGGAGGATCTGCGCCGGGCTCGACATGCCCTGAGTGAGCGGCTCTGGGGGCAGTTGCAGCAGGAAAGTGACCTGCCGCAGGAGCTGATCGAGGCCGAGCACCAGTTGCGCGATCTGCTGCAGTCGCTGAGCTTTTACGAACGGATCCCTGAGATCGACCAGCACGCCAAGAAGCTGGAAGACGCCTACGCCCAACGCCGCAGCGACGCCCAACAGGCCCTGGCTGCGCAGGTGCAGCAGCGGATGGCGGAGCTGGAGCAGGCTCCAGGGTTTGCAGAGCTGGATGGCGAAAGGCAGGAGCAACTCAAAGAGCCTTTGCGCCAAAGAGCCTGTGCCGCCGAGGGGTTGGACCTGGTGCGGCTGCGGGATCAGCCCGCCATGCTCGAAGGCGTGCTGCGCCAGCAGGAGCAGAAGGCTCAGCAGTGGGCGTTCCCAGAGCAGGAGGTGAGCAAGGTGAGCGTGCGTGAGCTGTGCCGCGAGCCGTTTGATTCCGATGGGCTTGAAGAGGTACTGGGTCGCATCCGCCACCGCTGCGAAGAAGAGTTGGGTAACGACCGCAAGGTCTTGTTGCAGTGA
- a CDS encoding BREX protein BrxB domain-containing protein: protein MSQKEWQRCLQQQLEPVLTAADSGVGLSTYTDMPFGIFLYPPEDEWELRQALRDLVVRLENAGKTVQRLSMAQLLEQSIAAAGLSLEEIAQGEADLGVEMVRDTIRDVLSGKAAGSTPLDQLVAEAVDASKPTTSHIVFLERVGSLFGLHRPSALLENLHHKVSHPVVLFYPGQRDGPAGLRFMDEAEADHNYRPKLFA, encoded by the coding sequence ATGAGCCAGAAGGAATGGCAGCGCTGCCTGCAGCAGCAGCTTGAGCCGGTACTCACCGCCGCCGACTCGGGCGTAGGCCTGAGCACCTACACCGACATGCCGTTCGGGATCTTCCTCTATCCCCCGGAAGACGAATGGGAGCTGCGCCAGGCGTTGCGGGATCTGGTGGTGCGGCTGGAGAACGCCGGCAAGACCGTGCAGCGTCTTTCGATGGCCCAGCTGCTGGAGCAGTCGATCGCAGCCGCCGGGCTGTCGCTGGAGGAGATCGCCCAGGGGGAAGCCGACCTGGGCGTTGAGATGGTGCGCGACACCATCCGCGATGTACTCAGTGGCAAGGCCGCTGGCTCCACACCACTGGATCAGCTCGTCGCCGAAGCCGTCGATGCCTCCAAGCCCACTACCAGCCACATCGTCTTCCTGGAGCGCGTGGGTTCGCTGTTTGGTCTGCACCGACCGTCAGCACTTCTGGAGAACCTGCACCACAAGGTGAGCCATCCGGTGGTGCTCTTCTACCCGGGCCAGCGAGACGGCCCGGCAGGGCTGCGCTTCATGGATGAAGCCGAAGCCGACCACAACTACCGCCCCAAGTTATTCGCCTGA
- a CDS encoding BrxE family protein produces the protein MDFRQLFKLRLVVAAMGETQRLGWWNSGVLTSTGEFLFQQGFPRSTPFAQTRAGFRVAQLACDEALAIQPTPGGPITCHLFRLTPQLEDAFENERNRWMDEPQEWADCFQAAWDLSAEQWPQALVELAELDPDAIEWARQQTPQTAKALRLDDPFEINQGHIERLTAGFLCGQPGQLVVPYLQVAS, from the coding sequence TTGGACTTCCGCCAGCTCTTCAAGCTACGCCTGGTGGTGGCGGCCATGGGCGAGACCCAGCGGCTGGGCTGGTGGAACAGTGGCGTGCTCACCAGCACAGGGGAGTTCCTGTTCCAGCAGGGCTTCCCTCGCTCGACACCGTTTGCCCAGACCCGGGCTGGGTTCCGGGTGGCCCAGCTGGCCTGCGATGAGGCCCTGGCGATCCAGCCCACCCCGGGCGGACCGATCACCTGCCACCTGTTCCGGCTGACGCCCCAGCTGGAGGACGCCTTCGAGAACGAGCGCAACCGCTGGATGGACGAGCCCCAGGAGTGGGCGGACTGCTTCCAGGCGGCCTGGGACCTGAGCGCGGAGCAGTGGCCCCAGGCGCTTGTGGAGCTAGCCGAGCTTGATCCCGATGCGATCGAGTGGGCCCGCCAGCAGACCCCGCAGACCGCCAAGGCCCTGCGCCTGGACGATCCTTTTGAGATCAATCAGGGGCACATCGAGCGGCTGACAGCCGGCTTTCTCTGCGGCCAGCCCGGGCAGCTTGTGGTGCCCTACCTGCAGGTGGCGAGCTGA
- the pglX gene encoding BREX-1 system adenine-specific DNA-methyltransferase PglX — protein MEKEQRTRLQKATQDARRLLEEEFRSQLLQTYDIDVDKVRWADEPGAHLLAEQRLIREKLIAWIEHKEAQINDRKEALLLALREMAFTALNRFVALKLMEARELVRPCVSGGLESAGFLEFTAVAQGLLADQESSYRLYLETIFEDVSRELRALFDPRDPASLLWPKRTALLELLEILNRPELAELWSEDETLGWVYQYFNGDAERKKMREESSAPRNSRELAVRNQFFTPRYVVEFLTDNTLGRIWHEMRQGNTALKDRCRYLVRRPNEIWLQPGEESPKQSDSDEALSQEVLLRQPVHIPYRPLKDPREIRMLDPACGSMHFGLYAFDLYLEIYQEAWEIAQGSEKQAKHGEAFASFVSYAADFASKEAFLHEVPRLILQHNIHGVDIDSRATQIARLTLWLRAQRAWQEHQLVVADRPPITRSNVVCAEPMPGERELLADFVDQQFPEAERGLVQQLLEAIFDKMQLAGEAGSLLKIEQEIRDAVDDARREWQKLAVQQQNLFTAAELAALGQVGASLNDDLQNLTKDFWVNIEGRIYAALHDYADQAESTGYQRRLFAEDAAGGFAFIDACRKSYDAVLMNPPFGNPAKACLGYLKSKYESAWTDIYGSFLWRFLYDRDDKPFVGAITSSLFMFTKPMRFVRSAWVDSRRLHCMVELGPGVLDAATVDTALTVSLPGPADRTSFIDLTANTSKSTELMRNTHDLGSGTTKLVPMEMFKNLYLQPFCYYMGASKVSLWKEPDRVDPSFGTVTKGNQTFDDFRFQRLRWEQLYSSIGIHWFGYEEGGEFQPYTSPTPVVYNWLNNGREARAFQVSKYGTDAQVRQSIDWWWKPGITHPRVGLGLGPRIMPPGHIFSGDSISLFLNDNVDCLPLLTVLASTWGEDLASAFGRYRKKEVRATANLPVQRNWLDSAKSELTRLGQEFYARVSEIERINETSPIFCVPAPLRSHFRHEITEQLKYLSDEIDDLVGGLIFGGDLNSVTPLALRRSALVERYTSPDEDSLACQASEWISYSIGVIYGRWDLRIAVGDIPIPALPAPFEPLPIYPPGQLLAINGLPYEIGDKPIVYPIEPLRDAILVDDSDHQLDIECRVLQVLEIVLGKSKDGRNSDSTPLELCEALETKSLRDYLRKPAGFFADHLKRYSKSRRQAPIYWQLSAGSGSYSAWLYYHRFTQDTLYRLLRDFVEPRIQQAEREQFELESQGALSGDAAARLQEAQTLLQDLRILKGELDLVAPLWNPNLNDGVIINHAMLWRITPYTPWQKKCKECWDKLVKGDYDWAHLAFHLWPERVIPKCTTDRSLAIAHGLEERLWQETNNGNWLPRQLSETDLQSLIAEHTNPAVKSALERFLAAPPPVAPTRTRSSRSTRASGSSATRRPRGTAAVVDAEATRQVLLALTAAPSDGLAKAAIADLIGVEPNALTALIKQLKESGQIDQLGERRGARYVLSEQGRAAMASETEVEA, from the coding sequence ATGGAGAAGGAACAACGCACCAGGCTGCAGAAGGCAACCCAAGATGCCCGCAGGCTGCTGGAAGAGGAGTTCCGTAGCCAGCTGCTGCAGACCTACGACATCGATGTGGACAAGGTGCGTTGGGCGGACGAGCCCGGTGCGCACCTGCTGGCCGAGCAGCGGCTGATCCGCGAGAAGCTCATCGCCTGGATCGAGCACAAGGAAGCCCAGATCAACGACCGCAAGGAAGCGTTGCTGCTCGCCCTGCGGGAGATGGCTTTCACAGCGCTAAACCGCTTCGTGGCGCTCAAGCTGATGGAGGCCCGCGAGTTGGTGCGCCCCTGCGTGAGTGGGGGGCTGGAGAGTGCGGGCTTCCTGGAGTTCACCGCGGTGGCCCAGGGGTTGCTGGCGGATCAGGAGAGCAGCTATCGGCTCTATCTGGAAACGATCTTTGAGGATGTGAGCCGCGAGCTGCGGGCGCTGTTTGATCCGCGCGATCCGGCGAGCCTGCTCTGGCCAAAGCGCACGGCGTTATTAGAGCTGTTGGAGATCCTCAACCGGCCTGAGCTGGCTGAGCTTTGGAGTGAAGACGAAACTCTGGGCTGGGTGTACCAATACTTCAACGGTGATGCCGAGCGCAAGAAGATGCGCGAGGAGTCATCAGCGCCGCGCAACAGCCGTGAACTAGCGGTGCGGAACCAGTTCTTCACACCGCGCTATGTAGTGGAGTTCCTGACTGATAACACCTTGGGGCGTATTTGGCATGAGATGCGGCAGGGCAATACGGCGCTGAAGGATCGCTGCCGCTATCTGGTACGGCGGCCCAATGAAATCTGGCTTCAGCCTGGGGAGGAATCTCCCAAGCAGTCAGATAGCGATGAAGCGCTCAGCCAAGAGGTGCTACTGCGCCAGCCGGTGCACATTCCCTATCGCCCGCTCAAGGATCCGCGAGAGATCCGGATGCTGGATCCGGCTTGCGGCTCGATGCACTTTGGGCTTTATGCCTTTGATCTCTATCTAGAGATCTACCAGGAGGCCTGGGAGATCGCCCAAGGTTCAGAGAAGCAGGCCAAGCACGGAGAAGCTTTTGCTTCCTTTGTCTCCTATGCAGCGGATTTCGCCAGCAAGGAAGCCTTTTTGCATGAGGTGCCCAGGCTGATCCTGCAGCACAACATCCACGGCGTAGACATTGATTCACGGGCAACACAGATCGCCAGGCTGACCCTCTGGCTGCGGGCACAGAGAGCGTGGCAAGAGCACCAGCTGGTTGTTGCTGATCGCCCACCAATCACCCGCTCCAATGTGGTGTGCGCTGAGCCGATGCCAGGGGAACGGGAGCTATTGGCTGATTTTGTGGATCAGCAATTCCCAGAAGCAGAACGGGGTCTTGTTCAGCAGCTGCTTGAAGCGATCTTCGACAAGATGCAGCTAGCTGGTGAAGCCGGGTCACTCCTCAAGATCGAGCAAGAAATCCGTGATGCAGTTGATGATGCACGAAGGGAATGGCAAAAGCTTGCTGTCCAGCAGCAGAATCTTTTCACTGCAGCCGAATTAGCAGCACTGGGTCAGGTCGGGGCATCATTGAACGACGACCTTCAGAACCTCACTAAGGACTTCTGGGTCAATATCGAGGGGCGTATTTACGCTGCGCTGCACGATTACGCCGACCAAGCCGAAAGCACCGGCTACCAGCGCCGGCTCTTTGCAGAGGATGCAGCGGGAGGATTTGCCTTTATTGATGCATGCAGGAAGAGCTATGACGCAGTACTAATGAATCCTCCCTTTGGCAATCCTGCCAAGGCCTGCCTAGGCTACCTTAAATCGAAGTACGAGTCGGCCTGGACGGATATTTACGGGTCGTTCCTGTGGCGCTTCTTGTACGACAGGGACGACAAGCCTTTTGTTGGCGCGATTACATCGTCTTTGTTTATGTTCACCAAGCCAATGCGGTTTGTGCGGAGTGCATGGGTTGATTCTAGGAGACTTCATTGCATGGTGGAACTTGGTCCAGGAGTCCTCGATGCAGCCACGGTTGACACTGCTTTGACGGTTTCTCTGCCAGGCCCCGCTGATAGAACATCATTCATTGACCTCACCGCAAATACCAGCAAAAGCACTGAGCTTATGCGTAACACTCATGATCTTGGCAGCGGCACCACAAAGCTGGTCCCCATGGAAATGTTCAAGAATTTATACTTGCAGCCATTTTGTTACTACATGGGAGCCTCGAAGGTTTCATTGTGGAAAGAGCCCGACCGAGTAGATCCAAGTTTTGGTACGGTCACCAAAGGCAATCAGACATTTGATGATTTCCGATTCCAGCGCCTGCGCTGGGAGCAGCTCTATTCGTCTATAGGGATTCACTGGTTTGGATACGAGGAGGGCGGGGAGTTTCAGCCATACACAAGTCCGACACCCGTTGTATACAATTGGCTTAATAATGGACGAGAAGCGAGAGCATTTCAGGTCTCCAAGTATGGCACTGATGCACAGGTGCGTCAGAGTATTGACTGGTGGTGGAAGCCAGGTATTACGCATCCCCGAGTGGGACTTGGCCTTGGCCCGCGCATTATGCCGCCTGGTCATATCTTTTCGGGTGACTCAATATCTCTATTCTTGAACGACAATGTCGACTGCCTGCCGCTCTTGACCGTTTTGGCGTCAACTTGGGGCGAAGATCTTGCTAGTGCATTCGGTCGTTATCGAAAGAAAGAGGTTCGCGCAACAGCGAATCTTCCCGTTCAACGCAATTGGCTTGATTCAGCCAAGAGTGAGCTTACTCGTCTCGGGCAAGAGTTTTACGCAAGGGTATCTGAGATAGAGCGGATCAACGAGACTTCCCCTATCTTTTGTGTTCCCGCTCCACTCCGGAGCCATTTCCGGCACGAGATTACTGAGCAACTCAAATATCTTTCGGACGAGATAGACGATCTCGTTGGAGGCCTGATCTTTGGGGGCGACCTGAATAGTGTTACGCCACTTGCATTGCGTAGATCGGCGCTTGTCGAGCGGTATACATCTCCAGATGAAGACTCCTTAGCCTGCCAGGCCTCGGAGTGGATTTCATATTCGATTGGTGTGATTTATGGCAGGTGGGATCTTCGAATTGCAGTGGGCGATATCCCTATCCCTGCGCTGCCTGCACCCTTTGAGCCATTGCCAATTTACCCTCCCGGTCAATTGCTGGCCATTAATGGCCTTCCCTATGAAATTGGGGACAAGCCAATCGTTTATCCAATAGAACCCTTGCGTGACGCGATTCTTGTTGACGACTCAGATCACCAGCTGGATATTGAGTGTCGCGTCCTCCAGGTTCTTGAGATCGTTTTGGGCAAGAGCAAGGATGGCCGCAATTCTGATTCGACTCCTTTGGAACTCTGTGAAGCCCTTGAAACAAAGTCGTTGCGTGATTACCTGCGCAAGCCCGCTGGCTTCTTCGCTGATCATCTGAAGCGCTACTCAAAGAGTCGCCGCCAGGCTCCTATCTACTGGCAGCTCTCAGCAGGCAGCGGTAGCTATTCAGCCTGGCTCTACTACCACCGCTTCACTCAAGACACGCTCTATCGACTGCTGCGTGATTTCGTGGAGCCCCGCATCCAGCAGGCCGAGCGCGAACAGTTCGAGCTTGAATCCCAGGGAGCTCTCTCAGGAGATGCAGCTGCCCGTCTTCAGGAGGCGCAGACACTTCTCCAGGACCTGCGCATTCTCAAGGGCGAGCTTGATCTAGTCGCTCCGCTTTGGAATCCCAATCTCAACGATGGCGTGATCATCAACCACGCCATGCTCTGGCGCATCACGCCCTACACCCCGTGGCAGAAGAAGTGCAAGGAGTGCTGGGACAAGTTGGTGAAGGGCGATTACGACTGGGCCCATCTCGCCTTCCACCTCTGGCCCGAGCGGGTGATCCCCAAGTGCACCACCGATCGCAGCCTCGCGATCGCCCATGGCCTGGAGGAGCGCCTCTGGCAGGAAACCAACAACGGCAACTGGCTACCGCGGCAGCTCTCAGAGACTGACCTGCAATCACTCATTGCTGAGCACACCAATCCAGCCGTCAAGAGCGCCCTGGAGCGGTTCCTGGCTGCACCACCGCCCGTGGCGCCAACCCGCACCCGTTCCAGCCGCAGTACACGCGCCAGTGGCAGTTCTGCTACGCGGCGTCCCCGTGGCACCGCTGCCGTCGTGGATGCGGAAGCCACTCGCCAGGTGCTGCTGGCCCTCACCGCCGCACCGTCCGATGGCCTGGCCAAGGCGGCGATAGCTGATCTGATTGGCGTGGAGCCCAATGCCCTCACCGCTCTGATCAAGCAGCTCAAGGAGAGCGGCCAGATCGATCAGCTGGGCGAACGTCGCGGGGCGCGCTACGTGCTCAGTGAGCAGGGTCGAGCTGCTATGGCCTCAGAAACTGAGGTCGAGGCGTGA
- a CDS encoding fatty acid desaturase yields MYLACIGLEASLFRGSPIADWLAFAAGVFALTILNFQHEVLHIHGDGLDGAAEDALLNLTSLVTGMNAQQWQTHYSHHAFTGDYQGQLIQKRSTKPSQEKPEQLSDGSIDVGNLVDKDLDDYIGLLRRDGLLRSFARVAVPLRAVSTTLPFVITIPAFHLLMVGISTYRALSQRQWLQALLPGLGLGLLVALTGVRCALITSVVFSTVFMVHIAAFHIPTSAEGKGYSYWQQQVLQTRNLAHARSPIMRILTWYGSYHLGHHLWPKVPIPNLPELETLARDYASQWNLPEEVQEQSLASGLKLWIQEAWSLAGVG; encoded by the coding sequence TTGTACCTGGCTTGCATCGGGCTGGAAGCCAGTCTCTTTCGGGGCTCACCCATCGCGGATTGGCTGGCCTTTGCCGCAGGGGTATTTGCGCTGACCATCCTGAACTTCCAGCACGAGGTCCTCCACATCCACGGCGATGGCCTTGATGGTGCGGCAGAAGATGCCCTGCTGAACCTCACCAGCCTAGTCACGGGGATGAATGCCCAGCAGTGGCAGACCCACTACAGCCATCACGCGTTTACGGGTGACTACCAAGGCCAGCTAATCCAGAAACGGTCCACGAAGCCATCCCAGGAGAAGCCAGAGCAGCTGAGTGATGGTTCGATTGATGTGGGCAATCTGGTCGATAAGGATCTGGATGACTACATCGGCCTACTGCGCCGCGATGGGCTGCTGCGCAGCTTCGCCCGTGTGGCTGTGCCACTGCGGGCCGTGAGCACCACCCTTCCGTTTGTGATCACCATCCCCGCCTTTCACCTGTTGATGGTGGGGATCAGCACGTATCGAGCCCTGAGTCAGCGGCAATGGCTGCAGGCCCTATTGCCGGGCCTGGGGCTTGGCCTGCTTGTTGCCCTCACCGGTGTGCGCTGCGCCCTGATCACCAGCGTCGTGTTCAGCACGGTGTTCATGGTCCACATCGCGGCGTTCCATATCCCCACCTCAGCGGAGGGGAAGGGCTACAGCTACTGGCAGCAGCAGGTGCTACAAACACGCAACTTGGCCCATGCGCGCTCCCCGATCATGCGCATCCTCACCTGGTACGGGAGCTACCACCTGGGCCATCACCTCTGGCCGAAAGTACCGATCCCCAATCTTCCGGAACTCGAAACCCTGGCCCGCGACTACGCCAGCCAGTGGAACCTGCCGGAAGAGGTGCAGGAACAGAGTTTGGCGTCTGGCCTGAAGCTCTGGATCCAGGAAGCCTGGAGCCTGGCTGGCGTGGGTTGA